In Alteromonas sp. V450, the following proteins share a genomic window:
- a CDS encoding 4-oxalocrotonate tautomerase family protein: MPYVNVQITKGASREQKAEIVKDITGSLERVLGKKPEYTHVVIQEIEEEDWGFAGKLTDDWKKSKS; this comes from the coding sequence ATGCCTTACGTGAACGTACAAATTACTAAAGGTGCAAGTCGCGAGCAGAAGGCTGAAATAGTGAAAGATATCACCGGCTCATTAGAACGAGTTTTAGGTAAAAAGCCGGAATATACGCACGTTGTAATTCAGGAAATTGAAGAAGAGGACTGGGGCTTCGCAGGCAAACTTACAGACGATTGGAAAAAGAGCAAATCTTAG